In Spirosoma aureum, a single genomic region encodes these proteins:
- a CDS encoding TspO/MBR family protein, with amino-acid sequence MKNSSFWRIATAAFAVGSILYTTLSSSKSRQQSRERQQDNPDGSEYEYDVPVEYQDVFEKNMIVPAGWAFGVVWSTIYSGLGALLVHQALPSQEHNPRYTKALPWWLSSWTLNALFGRFFSQNDPQSIVISDLITKFNLPAALALHHSLEIGKTDVPVPEKYLRIPVSLYAGWLTAATVVGTPNTLLTIGGWKPDEERDEPIAAGILSATAGAGYLIARRLNDPWYMVPFVAGFGGIATRQWNKQPVVGWAAACLAAAYVGLLAYWLPKGKFHDYGRIVVHDAEAEVIAEQIETSEPHQAEIVRERMKPIEAESLD; translated from the coding sequence ATGAAAAATTCATCGTTTTGGCGTATTGCCACTGCCGCCTTCGCGGTTGGCAGTATTCTTTACACAACACTATCAAGCAGTAAATCCCGTCAGCAGAGTCGGGAACGCCAGCAGGATAATCCCGATGGCTCAGAATATGAGTACGACGTTCCGGTCGAATATCAGGATGTCTTCGAGAAAAATATGATCGTTCCGGCAGGCTGGGCTTTTGGTGTCGTCTGGTCAACGATTTATTCAGGATTAGGTGCTCTTCTTGTTCATCAGGCGTTACCTTCACAGGAACATAATCCCCGCTACACGAAAGCACTCCCGTGGTGGTTATCCAGCTGGACGCTTAATGCCCTTTTCGGTCGTTTTTTTTCGCAGAACGATCCGCAAAGCATCGTTATCTCCGATCTGATTACTAAGTTCAATTTGCCCGCTGCATTAGCCCTCCACCACAGTCTGGAGATCGGCAAAACGGATGTACCTGTTCCTGAAAAATACCTTCGTATTCCCGTAAGCCTTTATGCAGGCTGGCTGACAGCGGCTACGGTTGTTGGCACTCCGAATACATTGTTGACCATCGGCGGATGGAAGCCTGATGAAGAACGGGATGAACCAATTGCCGCTGGCATTTTAAGCGCCACAGCCGGAGCAGGTTACCTCATTGCCAGACGACTCAACGACCCATGGTATATGGTACCATTTGTAGCTGGTTTCGGTGGCATTGCCACTCGCCAATGGAACAAACAACCAGTTGTTGGCTGGGCAGCTGCGTGCCTCGCAGCCGCTTATGTAGGCTTATTAGCGTACTGGCTCCCGAAAGGCAAGTTTCATGATTATGGTCGAATCGTTGTTCACGATGCTGAAGCCGAAGTAATTGCGGAACAGATCGAAACGTCAGAACCGCACCAGGCCGAAATTGTACGGGAACGGATGAAACCCATAGAAGCAGAAAGTCTGGATTAG
- the clpB gene encoding ATP-dependent chaperone ClpB yields the protein MDFKNYTVKAQEVVQKASEIALGNGQQAIETGHLLQAILSEDENVIGFIAKKLDINLPNTSSALQAILTTYPKVSGGNGSVYLSNDTAAALAKASNYTKEFGDEFVSVELMLLGLMGGKDQIATLLKDAGFSEKQTKAAINELRKGNSVKNQNAEATYQSLERYSVNLNERARMGKIDPVIGRDEEIRRVLQILSRRTKNNPILLGEPGVGKTAIVEGLAQRIVSGDVPENLKSKTLVSLDMGLLIAGAKYKGEFEERLKSVIKEVTDSDGQIILFIDEIHTLIGAGAGGEGAMDAANLLKPALSRGELHTIGATTLKEYQKYIEKDKALERRFQAVLVDEPDMPDAISILRGIKEKYELHHGVRIKDDAVIAAVELSTRYITDRFLPDKAIDLMDEAAAKLRLEMDSVPEELDELNRRIMQLEIEREAIRRENDREKETLLNKQIEDLSEQRNSLKAKWETEKASVNESRTLKEQLDKLRLEAEQAERAGDYGKVAEIRYGRIPEIETKLNVLTKEGTDNGSSDRMMQEEVTAEDIAEVVAKWTGIPVSKMLQSDREKLLSLEKELGKRVAGQTEAIEVVADAVRRSRAGMQDPKRPIGSFIFLGTTGVGKTEVARTLAEYLFNDENAMIRIDMSEYQERHAVSRLIGAPPGYVGYDEGGQLTEAVRRKPYSVVLLDEIEKAHPDVWNILLQVLDEGRLTDNKGRVANFKNTIIIMTSNIGSHLIQEKFAEDEGWNHSLVLEEAKSAVMDLLRQTIRPEFLNRIDEIVMFEPLTKQNIRKIVDIQFNVIRKRLAENGVQLDATDEALNKLAEEGFDPQFGARPLKRVLQRRVLNELSKAILSGEVKKESVVLMELNHEGEIAFTNLDAEIEL from the coding sequence ATGGACTTTAAAAATTACACCGTAAAAGCACAGGAGGTCGTTCAGAAGGCATCGGAGATTGCCCTCGGCAACGGTCAGCAAGCCATCGAAACGGGGCATCTGCTCCAGGCTATTCTTTCAGAAGACGAAAACGTTATTGGTTTCATTGCCAAAAAGCTTGACATCAATTTACCCAATACAAGTAGTGCCTTACAGGCCATTCTGACCACATATCCTAAAGTTTCTGGCGGTAATGGTAGTGTGTACCTCAGTAATGACACAGCTGCGGCACTGGCCAAAGCCAGCAACTACACCAAAGAATTTGGCGACGAATTCGTGAGCGTTGAGTTGATGTTACTTGGTCTTATGGGAGGGAAGGATCAAATTGCAACCTTATTGAAAGATGCCGGTTTCAGCGAAAAACAAACGAAAGCGGCCATTAACGAACTTAGAAAAGGAAATTCCGTGAAAAATCAAAACGCCGAGGCAACGTACCAATCGCTCGAACGGTACAGCGTTAACCTGAACGAACGCGCCCGTATGGGTAAGATCGATCCGGTGATTGGCCGAGACGAAGAAATCCGGCGTGTGCTCCAGATTCTGAGCCGCCGGACCAAAAACAACCCGATTCTGCTCGGTGAGCCGGGCGTCGGTAAAACCGCCATTGTTGAAGGGTTGGCCCAACGCATCGTATCGGGCGACGTTCCTGAAAACCTGAAATCGAAAACACTCGTCTCGCTCGACATGGGTCTGCTTATTGCGGGTGCCAAATATAAAGGCGAGTTTGAAGAACGGCTAAAATCCGTCATCAAAGAAGTAACCGACTCAGATGGACAGATTATTCTCTTCATCGACGAAATCCATACGCTCATTGGCGCGGGTGCCGGTGGAGAAGGCGCTATGGACGCAGCCAACCTCCTGAAACCCGCTCTGTCGCGTGGTGAACTCCATACCATTGGGGCAACAACGCTCAAAGAATACCAGAAATACATCGAGAAAGACAAAGCACTCGAACGACGGTTCCAGGCCGTACTGGTCGATGAACCCGACATGCCCGACGCTATTTCTATTCTTCGCGGTATCAAGGAAAAATACGAACTACACCACGGTGTTCGGATCAAAGACGACGCGGTCATTGCTGCCGTTGAACTTTCGACTCGCTACATTACTGACCGTTTTCTGCCCGACAAAGCCATAGACCTCATGGACGAAGCGGCCGCTAAACTTCGGCTCGAAATGGACTCTGTTCCCGAAGAGCTTGACGAGTTGAATCGGCGCATCATGCAATTGGAAATTGAGCGGGAAGCTATTCGCCGTGAAAACGACAGAGAGAAAGAAACGCTGCTCAATAAGCAGATTGAAGACCTCAGCGAACAGCGTAACAGTCTAAAAGCCAAGTGGGAAACCGAAAAAGCGTCGGTAAACGAAAGTCGTACGTTAAAAGAACAGCTCGATAAACTGCGCCTTGAAGCCGAACAGGCCGAACGTGCAGGCGATTATGGTAAAGTAGCCGAAATTCGCTACGGACGCATTCCTGAGATCGAAACGAAACTAAATGTGCTCACTAAAGAGGGCACAGATAACGGTTCGTCGGATCGCATGATGCAGGAAGAAGTTACTGCTGAAGATATTGCCGAAGTTGTTGCCAAATGGACAGGCATTCCGGTTTCGAAGATGCTGCAAAGCGATCGCGAGAAATTGCTCAGTCTCGAAAAAGAACTCGGAAAGCGTGTAGCTGGTCAGACCGAAGCTATTGAAGTGGTTGCCGACGCGGTGCGTCGAAGCCGGGCAGGTATGCAGGACCCCAAACGTCCGATCGGTTCATTTATCTTCCTCGGTACAACGGGCGTTGGTAAGACGGAAGTTGCCCGGACCCTGGCCGAGTACCTGTTCAATGACGAGAATGCAATGATCCGGATCGATATGTCGGAATATCAGGAGCGCCATGCCGTAAGCCGGTTGATTGGAGCCCCTCCGGGATACGTGGGTTACGACGAAGGTGGTCAACTGACCGAGGCAGTCCGTCGGAAACCCTATTCAGTTGTATTGCTTGACGAGATCGAAAAAGCGCATCCTGATGTCTGGAACATTCTGTTGCAAGTGCTCGACGAGGGTCGTCTGACCGACAATAAAGGTCGCGTGGCCAACTTCAAGAACACGATCATCATCATGACTTCTAACATTGGTAGCCATTTGATTCAGGAGAAATTCGCCGAAGATGAAGGCTGGAATCACTCACTGGTGCTGGAAGAAGCCAAGTCGGCAGTTATGGACTTATTGCGGCAAACCATCCGGCCTGAGTTTCTGAACCGGATTGACGAGATCGTGATGTTCGAGCCCCTAACGAAGCAGAATATTCGCAAGATTGTGGACATCCAGTTCAACGTGATCAGGAAACGCCTGGCCGAAAACGGTGTTCAACTCGATGCCACCGACGAAGCGCTTAACAAGCTTGCCGAAGAAGGGTTCGATCCGCAGTTTGGTGCCCGACCACTGAAGCGTGTTTTGCAACGCCGGGTGCTCAACGAACTTTCGAAAGCAATCCTGTCGGGTGAAGTAAAAAAAGAATCCGTTGTGCTGATGGAATTGAATCACGAGGGCGAGATTGCCTTCACCAATCTGGACGCGGAAATAGAATTATAA
- a CDS encoding DUF4160 domain-containing protein, with protein MPEISRFFGIIIYMYAKDHLPLHFNAEYNGEEAMFAIESGEIIIGSLPK; from the coding sequence ATGCCCGAAATCAGTCGCTTCTTTGGCATCATTATTTACATGTATGCTAAAGACCATTTACCTCTTCATTTTAATGCTGAATACAATGGAGAGGAAGCAATGTTTGCCATTGAAAGTGGTGAAATTATTATTGGCAGTTTACCAAAGTAG
- a CDS encoding Bax inhibitor-1/YccA family protein, producing the protein MESQSYPEQHHPSLTAEQIKQEQAAFMTQVYGWMTVALLVTATISIWVASSPAVLELIFGNRLVFYGLLIGEVLLVMYLSAAVQRVSAQMAMAMFLGYAVMNGLTLSCIFLLYTGGSIASTFFVTAGTFGAMSAYGYFTKRDLTSWGGFLMMALIGLIIASVVNLFWQNETLYWIATYAGVLIFVGLTAYDTQKIKEMNIIGNVGTDEDRKEAIMGALRLYLDFINMFLYMLRLFGRRR; encoded by the coding sequence ATGGAGTCTCAATCCTATCCTGAACAGCACCACCCTTCTCTAACAGCCGAGCAGATTAAACAGGAGCAGGCTGCTTTCATGACCCAGGTCTATGGCTGGATGACCGTAGCGTTACTGGTTACAGCAACCATTTCGATTTGGGTGGCTAGTTCGCCCGCCGTTCTTGAATTGATTTTCGGTAACCGACTGGTTTTCTATGGGTTACTGATTGGCGAGGTGCTGCTGGTTATGTATCTGTCGGCGGCTGTGCAGCGCGTTTCGGCCCAAATGGCGATGGCTATGTTTCTGGGTTATGCCGTTATGAACGGTTTAACGCTATCGTGTATCTTCCTGCTTTATACGGGTGGTTCGATTGCATCTACCTTCTTCGTGACGGCCGGAACATTTGGGGCAATGAGTGCTTATGGTTATTTCACCAAACGCGATCTGACATCCTGGGGTGGCTTTCTGATGATGGCCCTGATCGGTTTGATCATTGCTTCGGTTGTGAACCTGTTCTGGCAGAACGAAACGCTTTATTGGATTGCTACGTATGCTGGTGTTCTGATCTTCGTTGGGCTGACCGCTTATGACACCCAGAAGATCAAAGAAATGAACATTATTGGCAACGTGGGCACTGACGAAGATCGAAAAGAAGCCATCATGGGGGCGCTGCGGCTCTATCTGGATTTTATCAATATGTTTCTCTACATGCTACGCCTGTTCGGGCGTCGGCGGTAA